The Ailuropoda melanoleuca isolate Jingjing chromosome 9, ASM200744v2, whole genome shotgun sequence genome includes a region encoding these proteins:
- the UNC45A gene encoding protein unc-45 homolog A isoform X2 gives MTASAVEQLRKEGNELFKCGDYEGALTAYTQALGLGATPQDQAILHRNRAACHLKLEDYNKAETEASKAIEKDGGDVKALYRRSQALEKLGRLDQAVLDLQRCVSLEPKNKVFQEALRNIGGQIQEKVRYMSSTDAKVEQMFQILLDPQEKGTEKKQKASQNLVVLAREDAGAEKIFRSNGVQLLQRLLDTGEADLMLAALRTLVGICSEHQSRTVATLSVLGTRRVVSILGVESQAVSLAACHLLQVIFDALKEGVKKGFRGKEGAIIVDPARELKILISNLLELLTEVGVSGQGRDNALTLLIKAVPRKSLKDPNNSLTLWVIDQGLKKILEVGGSVQEPPGELAVTANSRMSASVLLSKLFDDLKCDAERENFHRLCENYIKSWFEGQGLAGKLRAIQTVSCLLQGPCEAGNRALELSGVMESVITLCASEQEEEQLVAVEALIHAAGKAKRASFITANGVSLLKDLYKRSEKDSIRIRALVGLCKLGSAGGTDFSMKQFAEGSTLKLAKQCRKWLCNDQIDAGTRRWAVEGLAYLTFDADVKEEFVEDEAALKALFKLSTSEERSVLFAVASALVNCTNSYDYEEPDPKMVELAKYAKQHVPEQHPKDKPAFVRARVKKLLAAGVVSAMTCMVKTESPVLTGSCRELLSRVFLALVDEVEDRGTVVAQGGGKALLPLALEGTDVGQTKAAQALAKLTITSNPEMTFPGERIYEVVRPLVSLLHLNCSGLQNFEALMALTNLAGISERLRQKILKEKAVPMIEGYMFEEHEMIRRAATECMCNLAMSKEVQDLFEATGNDRLKLLVLYSGEDDELLRRAAAGGLAMLTSMRPSLCSRIPQVTTHWLEILQALLLSPNQELQHRGVVVALNMVEASKEIAGTLMESEVLEILSVLAKGKESPVTRAAAACLGKAVEYGLIKPHQDGE, from the exons ATGACT GCCAGTGCGGTGGAGCAGCTGCGCAAGGAGGGCAACGAGCTGTTCAAATGCGGGGACTACGAGGGCGCCCTGACGGCCTACACTCAGGCCTTGGGTCTGGGCGCTACGCCCCAGGACCAGGCCATTCTGCACCGAAACCGGGCCGCCTGCCACCTCAAGCTG GAAGATTACAACAAAGCAGAAACCGAGGCATCCAAAG CCATCGAAAAGGACGGAGGAGACGTCAAAGCACTTTATCGGCGCAGCCAAGCCCTAGAGAAGTTGGGCCGCCTTGACCAGGCTGTCCTTGACCTGCAGAGATGTGTGAGCCTGGAGCCCAAGAATAAAGTTTTCCAGGAGGCCCTGAGGAACATTGGGGGCCAGATTCAGGAGAAG GTGCGATACATGTCCTCGACGGATGCCAAAGTGGAACAGATGTTTCAGATACTGTTGGACCCGCAAGAGAAAGGCACCGAGAAGAAGCAAAAG GCTTCCCAGAACCTGGTGGTGCTGGCCCGGGAGGATGCTGGGGCTGAGAAGATCTTCCGGAGCAACGGGGTTCAGCTGCTGCAACGCCTGCTGGACACGGGCGAGGCTGACCTGATGCTGGCGGCTCTGCGCACACTGGTCGGCATTTGCTCCGAGCACCAGTCACGA acAGTGGCAACCCTGAGTGTGCTGGGAACTCGGCGTGTGGTCTCCATCCTGGGCGTGGAGAGCCAAGCCGTGTCCCTGGCTGCCTGCCACCTGCTGCAGGTTATATTCGATGCCCTCAAGGAAGGCGTCAAGAAGGGCTTCAGAGGCAAAGAAGGCGCCATCATCGTGG ATCCTGCCCGGGAGCTAAAGATCCTCATCAGTAACCTCTTGGAGCTACTGACTGAGGTGGGGGTCTCCGGCCAAGGCCGGGACAACGCTCTGACCCTCCTGATTAAAGCGGTGCCCCGGAAGTCTCTGAAGGACCCCAACAACAGCCTCACCCTCTGGGTCATTGACCAAG GCCTGAAGAAGATTCTGGAGGTGGGGGGCTCTGTGCAGGAGCCTCCCGGGGAGCTCGCCGTGACCGCGAACAGCCGCATGAGCGCTTCCGTGCTGCTCAGCAAGCTTTTTGATGACCTGAAGTGTGACGCCGAGAGGGAGAATTTCCACCGACTGTGCGAGAACTACATCAA GAGCTGGTTTGAGGGCCAAGGGCTGGCCGGGAAGCTTCGGGCCATCCAGACGGTGTCCTGCCTCCTGCAGGGCCCGTGTGAAGCCGGCAACCGGGCCCTGGAGCTGAGCGGCGTCATGGAGAGCGTGATCACTCTGTGTGCGTctgagcaggaggaagagcagctGGTAGCCGTGGAGGCCCTGATTCACGCGGCCGGCAAGGCCAAGCGGGCCTCCTTCATCACGGCCAACGGCGTCTCGCTGCTGAAGGACCTGTACAAGCGCAGCGAGAAGGACAGCATCCGCATCCGGGCGCTGGTG gGCCTGTGTAAGCTCGGCTCGGCTGGAGGGACCGACTTTAGCATGAAGCAGTTTGCCGAAGGCTCCACTCTCAAACTGGCCAAGCAGTGTCGAAA GTGGCTGTGCAATGACCAGATCGATGCAGGCACACGGCGCTGGGCAGTGGAGGGCCTGGCCTACCTCACCTTCGACGCCGACGTGAAGGAAGAGTTTGTGGAAGATGAGGCTGCCCTGAAGGCTCTGTTCAAACTCAGCACG TCCGAGGAGAGGTCGGTGCTCTTCGCGGTGGCCTCGGCACTGGTGAACTGCACCAACAGCTACGACTATGAGGAGCCTGACCCCAAGATGGTGGAGCTGGCCAAGTACGCCAAGCAGCATGTGCCTGAGCAGCACCCCAAG GACAAGCCGGCTTTCGTGCGGGCTCGGGTGAAGAAGCTGCTGGCGGCCGGCGTGGTGTCGGCCATGACGTGCATGGTGAAGACCGAGAGCCCCGTGCTGACCGGTTCCTGCCGGGAGCTGCTCTCCAG GGTCTTCCTGGCTTTGGTGGATGAGGTGGAGGACCGCGGCACTGTGGTGGCTCAGGGCGGGGGCAAG GCGCTGCTCCCGCTGGCCCTGGAAGGCACTGACGTGGGGCAGACGAAGGCAGCTCAGGCTCTTGCCAAGCTCACCATCACCTCCAACCCAGAGATGACTTTTCCTGGCGAGCGG ATCTATGAGGTGGTCCGGCCCCTGGTCTCCCTGCTGCACCTCAACTGCTCAGGCCTGCAGAACTTCGAGGCACTCATGGCTCTCACGAACCTGGCGGGGATCAGTGAGAGGCTCCG GCAGAAGATCCTGAAGGAGAAGGCGGTGCCCATGATTGAGGGCTACATGTTCGAGGAGCACGAGATGATCCGCCGGGCAGCCACGGAGTGCATGTGTAACCTGGCCATGAGCAAGGAG GTACAGGACCTCTTTGAAGCCACGGGCAATGACCGGCTGAAGCTGCTGGTGTTGTACAGCGGAGAGGACGATGAGCTGCTGCGGCGGGCTGCTGCTGGGGGCCTGGCCATGCTCACCTCCATGCGGCCCTCGCTCTGCAGCCGCATCCCCCAAGTG ACCACACACTGGCTGGAGATCCTGCAGGCCTTGCTCCTGAGCCCCAACCAGGAGCTGCAGCACCGGGGTGTGGTGGTGGCACTGAACATGGTGGAGGCCTCGAAAGAGATTGCCGGCACCCTCATGGAGAGCGAGGTGCTGGAGATCCTGTCGGTGCTGGCGAAGGGCAAGGAGAGCCCTGTCACGAGAGCTGCTGCGGCTTGCCTGGGGAAAGCGGTGGAATACGGGCTTATCAAACCCCACCAGGATGGAGAGTGA
- the UNC45A gene encoding protein unc-45 homolog A isoform X1 yields the protein MTVSGPGTPEPRPVAPGASAVEQLRKEGNELFKCGDYEGALTAYTQALGLGATPQDQAILHRNRAACHLKLEDYNKAETEASKAIEKDGGDVKALYRRSQALEKLGRLDQAVLDLQRCVSLEPKNKVFQEALRNIGGQIQEKVRYMSSTDAKVEQMFQILLDPQEKGTEKKQKASQNLVVLAREDAGAEKIFRSNGVQLLQRLLDTGEADLMLAALRTLVGICSEHQSRTVATLSVLGTRRVVSILGVESQAVSLAACHLLQVIFDALKEGVKKGFRGKEGAIIVDPARELKILISNLLELLTEVGVSGQGRDNALTLLIKAVPRKSLKDPNNSLTLWVIDQGLKKILEVGGSVQEPPGELAVTANSRMSASVLLSKLFDDLKCDAERENFHRLCENYIKSWFEGQGLAGKLRAIQTVSCLLQGPCEAGNRALELSGVMESVITLCASEQEEEQLVAVEALIHAAGKAKRASFITANGVSLLKDLYKRSEKDSIRIRALVGLCKLGSAGGTDFSMKQFAEGSTLKLAKQCRKWLCNDQIDAGTRRWAVEGLAYLTFDADVKEEFVEDEAALKALFKLSTSEERSVLFAVASALVNCTNSYDYEEPDPKMVELAKYAKQHVPEQHPKDKPAFVRARVKKLLAAGVVSAMTCMVKTESPVLTGSCRELLSRVFLALVDEVEDRGTVVAQGGGKALLPLALEGTDVGQTKAAQALAKLTITSNPEMTFPGERIYEVVRPLVSLLHLNCSGLQNFEALMALTNLAGISERLRQKILKEKAVPMIEGYMFEEHEMIRRAATECMCNLAMSKEVQDLFEATGNDRLKLLVLYSGEDDELLRRAAAGGLAMLTSMRPSLCSRIPQVTTHWLEILQALLLSPNQELQHRGVVVALNMVEASKEIAGTLMESEVLEILSVLAKGKESPVTRAAAACLGKAVEYGLIKPHQDGE from the exons ATGACTGTGAGTGGTCCAGGCACCCCCGAGCCCCGGCCGGTCGCCCCCGGG GCCAGTGCGGTGGAGCAGCTGCGCAAGGAGGGCAACGAGCTGTTCAAATGCGGGGACTACGAGGGCGCCCTGACGGCCTACACTCAGGCCTTGGGTCTGGGCGCTACGCCCCAGGACCAGGCCATTCTGCACCGAAACCGGGCCGCCTGCCACCTCAAGCTG GAAGATTACAACAAAGCAGAAACCGAGGCATCCAAAG CCATCGAAAAGGACGGAGGAGACGTCAAAGCACTTTATCGGCGCAGCCAAGCCCTAGAGAAGTTGGGCCGCCTTGACCAGGCTGTCCTTGACCTGCAGAGATGTGTGAGCCTGGAGCCCAAGAATAAAGTTTTCCAGGAGGCCCTGAGGAACATTGGGGGCCAGATTCAGGAGAAG GTGCGATACATGTCCTCGACGGATGCCAAAGTGGAACAGATGTTTCAGATACTGTTGGACCCGCAAGAGAAAGGCACCGAGAAGAAGCAAAAG GCTTCCCAGAACCTGGTGGTGCTGGCCCGGGAGGATGCTGGGGCTGAGAAGATCTTCCGGAGCAACGGGGTTCAGCTGCTGCAACGCCTGCTGGACACGGGCGAGGCTGACCTGATGCTGGCGGCTCTGCGCACACTGGTCGGCATTTGCTCCGAGCACCAGTCACGA acAGTGGCAACCCTGAGTGTGCTGGGAACTCGGCGTGTGGTCTCCATCCTGGGCGTGGAGAGCCAAGCCGTGTCCCTGGCTGCCTGCCACCTGCTGCAGGTTATATTCGATGCCCTCAAGGAAGGCGTCAAGAAGGGCTTCAGAGGCAAAGAAGGCGCCATCATCGTGG ATCCTGCCCGGGAGCTAAAGATCCTCATCAGTAACCTCTTGGAGCTACTGACTGAGGTGGGGGTCTCCGGCCAAGGCCGGGACAACGCTCTGACCCTCCTGATTAAAGCGGTGCCCCGGAAGTCTCTGAAGGACCCCAACAACAGCCTCACCCTCTGGGTCATTGACCAAG GCCTGAAGAAGATTCTGGAGGTGGGGGGCTCTGTGCAGGAGCCTCCCGGGGAGCTCGCCGTGACCGCGAACAGCCGCATGAGCGCTTCCGTGCTGCTCAGCAAGCTTTTTGATGACCTGAAGTGTGACGCCGAGAGGGAGAATTTCCACCGACTGTGCGAGAACTACATCAA GAGCTGGTTTGAGGGCCAAGGGCTGGCCGGGAAGCTTCGGGCCATCCAGACGGTGTCCTGCCTCCTGCAGGGCCCGTGTGAAGCCGGCAACCGGGCCCTGGAGCTGAGCGGCGTCATGGAGAGCGTGATCACTCTGTGTGCGTctgagcaggaggaagagcagctGGTAGCCGTGGAGGCCCTGATTCACGCGGCCGGCAAGGCCAAGCGGGCCTCCTTCATCACGGCCAACGGCGTCTCGCTGCTGAAGGACCTGTACAAGCGCAGCGAGAAGGACAGCATCCGCATCCGGGCGCTGGTG gGCCTGTGTAAGCTCGGCTCGGCTGGAGGGACCGACTTTAGCATGAAGCAGTTTGCCGAAGGCTCCACTCTCAAACTGGCCAAGCAGTGTCGAAA GTGGCTGTGCAATGACCAGATCGATGCAGGCACACGGCGCTGGGCAGTGGAGGGCCTGGCCTACCTCACCTTCGACGCCGACGTGAAGGAAGAGTTTGTGGAAGATGAGGCTGCCCTGAAGGCTCTGTTCAAACTCAGCACG TCCGAGGAGAGGTCGGTGCTCTTCGCGGTGGCCTCGGCACTGGTGAACTGCACCAACAGCTACGACTATGAGGAGCCTGACCCCAAGATGGTGGAGCTGGCCAAGTACGCCAAGCAGCATGTGCCTGAGCAGCACCCCAAG GACAAGCCGGCTTTCGTGCGGGCTCGGGTGAAGAAGCTGCTGGCGGCCGGCGTGGTGTCGGCCATGACGTGCATGGTGAAGACCGAGAGCCCCGTGCTGACCGGTTCCTGCCGGGAGCTGCTCTCCAG GGTCTTCCTGGCTTTGGTGGATGAGGTGGAGGACCGCGGCACTGTGGTGGCTCAGGGCGGGGGCAAG GCGCTGCTCCCGCTGGCCCTGGAAGGCACTGACGTGGGGCAGACGAAGGCAGCTCAGGCTCTTGCCAAGCTCACCATCACCTCCAACCCAGAGATGACTTTTCCTGGCGAGCGG ATCTATGAGGTGGTCCGGCCCCTGGTCTCCCTGCTGCACCTCAACTGCTCAGGCCTGCAGAACTTCGAGGCACTCATGGCTCTCACGAACCTGGCGGGGATCAGTGAGAGGCTCCG GCAGAAGATCCTGAAGGAGAAGGCGGTGCCCATGATTGAGGGCTACATGTTCGAGGAGCACGAGATGATCCGCCGGGCAGCCACGGAGTGCATGTGTAACCTGGCCATGAGCAAGGAG GTACAGGACCTCTTTGAAGCCACGGGCAATGACCGGCTGAAGCTGCTGGTGTTGTACAGCGGAGAGGACGATGAGCTGCTGCGGCGGGCTGCTGCTGGGGGCCTGGCCATGCTCACCTCCATGCGGCCCTCGCTCTGCAGCCGCATCCCCCAAGTG ACCACACACTGGCTGGAGATCCTGCAGGCCTTGCTCCTGAGCCCCAACCAGGAGCTGCAGCACCGGGGTGTGGTGGTGGCACTGAACATGGTGGAGGCCTCGAAAGAGATTGCCGGCACCCTCATGGAGAGCGAGGTGCTGGAGATCCTGTCGGTGCTGGCGAAGGGCAAGGAGAGCCCTGTCACGAGAGCTGCTGCGGCTTGCCTGGGGAAAGCGGTGGAATACGGGCTTATCAAACCCCACCAGGATGGAGAGTGA
- the RCCD1 gene encoding RCC1 domain-containing protein 1, with the protein MDQGHRHRCLQRQTPEPWSWLNRVGRCLPNALLCPGWKSTVAASRGRGPGMAEERRGSWFGFGFCGFRQALGSGRGRQVHSPEPLRTLGPGADVRRVSASWSYTAVVTRGGQVQLSGAAGGAAGGCRDAWASEALLVVLRAGPGLELQAWAPHSALRGELLWTRTLAPEAEGEDAAGGELQVHWGRKGRGTCVGSPLLRHGQLGHGTLEAEPEPRLLEALQGLPMAEVAAGGWHSVCVSEAGDIYIWGWNESGQLALPTRSLAEDGKTVAKEASGLNEGGSEGRRTARAEDGAPAPFIALQPFPALLDLPQDADAVQASCGSRHTAVVTRTGELYTWGWGKYGQLGHKDTTSLDRPRRVEYFVDKQLQVRAVSCGPWNTYVYAVEKAES; encoded by the exons ATGGACCAGGGACACAGGCACCGCTGCCTGCAGAGGCAAACACCTGAACCCTGGAGCTGGTTGAACCGCGTAGGGCGCTGTCTCCCAAACGCTCTGCTTTGCCCTGGTTGGAAGAGCACT GTGGCGGCCAGCAGAGGGCGCGGCCCGGGCATGGCCGAGGAGCGCCGGGGGTCCTGGTTTGGTTTCGGTTTCTGCGGCTTCAGGCAGGCGTTGGGCTCCGGGCGCGGGCGCCAGGTGCACAGCCCGGAGCCGCTGCGGACACTGGGCCCGGGCGCCGACGTCCGCCGCGTGAGCGCCAGCTGGAGCTACACCGCCGTCGTGACCC GTGGAGGCCAGGTGCAGCTGTCAGGCGCGGCGGGCGGTGCAGCGGGCGGCTGCAGGGACGCGTGGGCCTCGGAGGCGCTCCTCGTGGTGCTGCGCGCCGGGCCGGGGCTGGAGCTGCAGGCCTGGGCGCCGCATTCGGCGCTGCGCGGGGAGCTCCTGTGGACCCGCACGCTGGCGCCGGAGGCCGAGGGTGAAGATGCCGCGGGCGGTGAGCTCCAG GTgcactggggaaggaaggggagggggacgTGCGTGGGCTCTCCCTTGCTCAGGCATGGACAGCTGGGCCACGGGACTCTGGAGGCCGAGCCGGAGCCGAGGCTGCTGGAGGCGCTGCAGGGCCTTCCCATGGCTGAGGTGGCCGCCGGTGGCTGGCACTCCGTGTGTGTGAGTG aggcTGGGGATATTTATATCTGGGGCTGGAATGAGTCCGGGCAGCTGGCCCTGCCCACCAGGAGCCTGGCAGAGGATGGAAAGACAGTTGCAAAGGAAG CCAGCGGACTGAACGAAGGTGGCTCTGAAGGGAGGAGAACCGCCAGGGCTGAGGATGGAGCCCCGGCCCCCTTCATAGCCCTCCAGCCCTTCCCGGCGTTGCTGGATCTCCCCCAGGACGCAGATGCTGTCCAGGCCAGCTGTGGCTCCCGGCACACAGCGGTGGTGACGA GAACTGGGGAGCTCTACACCTGGGGCTGGG GTAAATATGGACAGCTGGGCCACAAGGACACGACCAGCTTGGATCGGCCCCGCCGTGTGGAATATTTTGTAGATAAGCAACTCCAAGTAAGGGCTGTGAGCTGTGGGCCCTGGAACACCTACGTGTATGCTGTGGAGAAAGCGGAGAGCTGA